In bacterium, the sequence TATATCCGTTATTTTCCCGTATTCTGAAAATCCTCCAATCGCTGACCAGTATAAATCAATTTTTTCTCCAGGGTAAACACAGGTCGTTCTTAAAAAAATCTCTCCTTCTTTAATATATCTGACCTTTTTGCCTTTTTTGATGACAACTCCAACACTCTCATGACCAAGAATGACAGGATAGTTTTTACACCAGAACATCTTTCCATCAATTATTTTAAGGTCTGTTCCGGTACAGGTAGCACAGGCAAGTGTTTTACATAGACATTGATAATCATTTATTTCAGGTATTGAAACTTCTTTTATTTTTACATCTCCTTTTCCTTCAGTTATTGCTGCTTTCATTTTATTAATCCATTTTTTCAATTACAACCATTTGATAACCAGCCATTGATTCAATTTTGAACCATATATAATTACCTTCTTCTTTAAATTCAATTTCTTCATTTGAGGGTACAAGGTAAATTCTTTTAATCTTCTTTTTATCTATATTTTTAACTCCTATTTCTATATCCTTTAAAATCAATGGTTCTTCAATTATCTGCATACTTTTTCCCCTTAACTCAGGGATATATGCAAGTATATGGATAATATTTTTATTTTTCTGAGAAGCCAAAGTTATCTGTACAAATGATGGAATATTTTTATGTTTAATCAATGGTTCTGGATAAATTTTTTCAAGGCAGTTATACAGTAATTTTTTGTAATAGATATAGGCGTGATTGTGATAATTTTTAAAAACTGGAAAACTGAAATGGATTATATTTCCAAACTGTACAATTGCTGGTCTTCCTGTATTTTTTTCAGGTGGAGTATATAAATTTTCATGTTCCCAATCCCATGATTTATAATTGAAATACGGTTTGTAAATATAAGCAATAATTTTACTTCCCTTTTTTGCCTTTATTGAAATTCCCTGGTCATAAATTGTTAAAGGCATATCTGGAATTCCATCTGAAAATTCTTTTTCACCAACAAAATAAGTTGGATTGTTTTCTTCCTCTCCTTCAAATTCAATTTTATAATCATCAAATATAAATTTTTTCTTTTCTAAATCAAAACATGAAAGGTCAGAACTGATTAGAATACCACCTTTTTTCAAATGTTTTTTCAATTTTTCTCTAAGGTTTTTATCAACTTTAATATTATCAGGAAGAATTACAATTTTATATTTTGATATATCATCCGTCCCATCACTCACATCAAACTGATATTTAAGTTCAGAAAGCATTCTTGTTGCTCCTGCCAAACTTGAATAATCAAAATGGTAACCATAAAACATTGAAAGATTTGGTTCAATAATTACCATCTCTGTTATATTTTCTGCATTTTCTGTAAATTCTTCAATTTTTTTTATTTCTGAATAACATTTTCCTATTAAATCATAAACTTCTTTTTCAAGTTTCCCTCTTGGATGCATATGGTCTCCAATTGAACAGGTTCCCCCATTTGAAACTGAATAATAAAGGTCAAACATTAAAGAATGGAATGTTCTCAATCCACCAAAATCACCCCATCCTTTATGAAATCTTCCTGTCATTGTGAAAAATGGTTTTTTAAGTGTTCTTGCATATCTTATAATCCATGGAAGAAAATCATATCCCCATCCACCTGTTGGAAGGACTTCAAGTTCTAAATGCGTTGGCTGTTTCCTGTAAGGAAGTCCATTGAAAAAAAGAAAAATATCTTTATTTTTCCTTTTTAAAATTTTTTTAACTTCCTCCATAAACTTTTCTGTAATCATCCAGCAAAAATCCCTTGCCTTTATTTCATCAGAAGGGTCAATATTCAATTTTTTCATTTCTCTTACACATTCACCACCATAGCAAGGAGAAAGAGTGAAACAGTCAAGGAAAATTCCATCAACAGGGTAATTATCAATGACTTCTTCAATCATACCAAGTATATAATCTTTAAAATCTGTATTCAGACACATCTTTCTGAAAAAATGTCCCATATACTGCATTTCTGCAATCTGACCTTCTTTATTTACCTTACACCAATCTCTATGCCTTACTGAATTTTCATGGTCAAGTCCCACATTAAAATAAGCACTAACCATTATCCCTTCTTTATGACATTCTTCAATAATTTCTCCAAGAAGGTCTCTTTTTTTAAGTCCTGGATGGATTATTCCTATTTTTGTTGGATAATATGCAAAACCAAGATTACATTTTGCAAAAGTTGTTATATAATCCACATTCGCTTCTTTCAGTGTTTTTACAAATTCTTTACCGTTAAAATCAATACCGACATCATAAACCCCAGGCATCGTGTGGAAGTCAAGATGTATCGCTCTTTTAGGAAACCATTTTTTCAATTCCATTACCCCCTTTGTTTTTCAGGATTATTTTAAATTTAATTAAAAATTTGTCAAAAAAATTTGACTTTTAACAATTAATTATTTTAAATATTTTGAAATTGTTCTCCCTTAAAAAGGAGAACGAAAAAAAATTAGTTGCTGGGAATTTTTATATCAGGATAAAGGTGGTTATGGAACGTGTATACTTAAGAGAATATATACCCTTTATTGACAATTCTATTATTTTTAACAATTTTGGGCATTACATAAAAAGTATGTAAAAATAATGGAAGATGATGTTTATTAAGGAGAAAAAATGAAACTTGTGTTTATTGGAGGAGGAGCACATAGGCATCTTGGGATTATAAGGGCAGTTCTTGATGATGAAGCAATATCTTCTTTATGTGAAATTTGTCTGTATGATTTGAATAAAGTTGTTCCCTTATCCCACTTTTAAAGTGGGATTGGAGAATTGTTCAACTATTCCTTTTCCAACAACATCTTCTTCTTTTTAATCCCCACCTTTTACAATATAATGTGGAAGTATTTTTTTTATTAATCTTTCTGGTGTTTTTTCTCCAAATAAAACAACATAATTAATCATTTCAAATGAAGATAAAATTTCTGCCCTCTCCTTTTCATCAATTATAGGTCTTTTTTCTCCTTTAATTTTTTTTATTGATTTGTCTTTATTTAATCCAACAATAAGAACATCTCCAAGTGATTTTGCTTTTTTTAATAGTTTTATATGGCCTGGATGAATAATATCAAAACATCCATTAGTAAAAACAATAATTTTGCCTTCTTTTTTTAATCTTTTAGAAATCTTTTCAATCTCTGAGAAGTTTTTTATTTTAGACATTTTTAAAATTCTAACTCAATTAAATAGGAAAAAAGATGATATATTATTAGATGTATTTCCTGAACCCTTTCTGTTTGTAAGGTTGGAACAGATATATTGTAATCAGAGATTTTTTCAAGGATATTTGGAGATTTACCTGTAAAAGAGATAATATTCATTTTAATTTTTTCGCTACTTTTGCCGCTTCTATGACATTTTTTGATTCACCAGATGTTGAAAAGCATATTAAAATATCGTTTTCTTTACCAAGTGCCATAACCTGTTTTGAAAATATCTCTTCAAATTTATAATCATTTCCTATGCTTGTTATGATAGATGTATCAGTAGTTAAAGAAATAAAAGGTAATGGCCTTCTTTTCTTTTTATATCTATTCACCATTTCACCTGCAAAATGTTGACAGTCAGCAGCACTTCCACTATTTCCGCATAAAAGAATCTTATTCCCTTTTTTTAAACTTTTTACAATAAGCTCAGAGATTTCAATGAGTTTTTCAAAAAGATTAAATTTTAAAAGAGAATTCAAAACTTCCATATGTGTTTCTATTTCACTTATCATATTTGAAACATAAATCTCTATATTTGATACCCTTTCAACTCCAATTGTGTCTTGAAGATAATTTTTTTTAATTCCTGAATATTACTGCATATATCAGGTATATTAAGATTTGAAAAAAGTTTTAAATTTATTTTTGTTTCAAGCCCTTTCGGAGTTACAAATGTTTTAACCTTAATTGTTTTTATCCCATCTATTTCCTTAAGAATTGTTGTAGTTATTGAGTCTTTTATTGCTTTTAGAGATACTCTTACTTTTCCACTAGGATTATCAAAAGAAATTGCCTTTGTTCTATAAATATAATCAATCCAGTTAACAACATAGATAATTCCAATAATCAATACAATAGTTGCAAAAATTTCAACTTTATATAAGTTATTTTTTATAAAATTTATAAAACTTTCGCATAAATTTTCATTTGAAAAAAAAGATAAAAGACAGAATACAAAAAATATCCCCATCAAAATATAAATTGTTCCTACAATTCTGCTCCATATTTTCATATTTACCCCTTTATAAATCTTTTCATTGATTTTTCAAAAATAGTCAAATTTTATGCCCAGAAAAGGGTATTTCCAGTTTTCCCTGTAATTAGATCAACTATAATAAATAAACCACTGATAACAAATTGCCCTATTATAAGACCAATAAATAACCCTTTAAATTTTTCATAAATTTTTGCTCCCCCATATCTTAAAATTAAAACCTTTATAAGCCAGGAAATAAAAATAGAAAACCATAAAGCATTTGTCATCATTATTGTGGAAAAAGCAAAACCGAGTGGATGAAAAGGAAAATTTAAAAATCTCAATCTCATTATAAATAAAAAAACTGTAAAGAAAGCGCCTATCCCAGTAAATCCAATATACTGCCAGTCAGGACCTTTGGGATTTTTTATTTTATCTGCAACATACTTTAAAGGATACTGAGGTCCCGCTACAAAAAACCATTGATTTGCATTTATTCCACCATATTTATAACATAGAATTATAGTTGCCCATATTGACGAAAATAGGGTAATAAAAATTGAAATTATTATTGCCCAGAAGATAAGTCTTTTTTTCTTTTTTATATTTTCAGCCATTTTCAATCCATTTGCAACTGAAGCCATAACAAATGTTCTAACATCTGAAGAATAAACAAAGGTTAATCCAAGACCAATAAGATTGGAGGGTCCAAGGCGAGTAGAACCAAGAAAAGAATTTATTATAACAGGTGATATCACAGGTGCTCTTGTTGCTGCAAGTCCTCCTTCACATATTACCCTTGTTATTCCTATATAAATTAAAAAGGCAAAAAATATAAATAAAATAGCAGGTAAAGGTGAAATACCTGAATACAAAAGCCAGAAATAAATAAATAAAAGAGAAAAAATTAAACCGAAAAACGAAATTTTTGGTGAGATAATTTCATCTTCTTCTTTTGTTCTTATTATATTTATTAAATTTTTTCTTGAAATCCATAATCCATATAAAACAATAACAATCAAAGAACCAAGAGATTGCCATCCAAGTAAGGGTCTATCAGCATTATAAGGTAAAAATTCTTGACTTCCAAACCCTGTAATATTAAAAAAACCCTGTTCAATCGTTGTTAAAAGGCAGAAAAACCATAAAGAAAAGGCAAGTGGTAAATTTACAAGATATGTAAAACCGATCATGGGAAAACTTATTCTGAAATGTAAATTTAATGTCTTTCTAAATATTGGGACATTTCTTACCAATGTAAGTGGTGGAATATTCGGGAAATAAAAGTGTAATCCATTTATAAGTCCAAATATAAAAGGTATTAAAAATCCAAACCAAAAAAGTCCATTTTTAAAAATATTTGTATTTTCGCTGTTTATAAGTTCAATTGGTGCTTTTGTCATTGGATAGTTTAATTTTTCATTTTCTGACCATTGTTTATGCAATATAATCATTATAAAAATCATTGCAAGATAAATAAAAAGAATTAAAAAAATCCAAATAGAAAGCGGTTTAATCCATGGCCCCCATGGTAATTTCTCTCCTTTTGGTATTCCTTCAAAAAACCATGTTATCGCTTTTTCATCTTGAACTATTAAATTTCTTTTAAGATGAGGAAGAATAATTGTATCCCATTCATTTTGAGGATTTGAGTAATATTTAACTCCTGCAATTAAAGGAACAAGATATAAAGTAAGTCCCATTGTAGGAATTGAACAGGAAACAATCATCATAATGTAGATAATTATGAGTTCTTCTGTCTTAAACCCTTCTTTTTTAAAAATTTTTTTAAAGAGATAATTGAAAAGTGTAATAAAAAATATAAAAAATATTGCAAAACCAGTTG encodes:
- a CDS encoding family 10 glycosylhydrolase; this encodes MKKWFPKRAIHLDFHTMPGVYDVGIDFNGKEFVKTLKEANVDYITTFAKCNLGFAYYPTKIGIIHPGLKKRDLLGEIIEECHKEGIMVSAYFNVGLDHENSVRHRDWCKVNKEGQIAEMQYMGHFFRKMCLNTDFKDYILGMIEEVIDNYPVDGIFLDCFTLSPCYGGECVREMKKLNIDPSDEIKARDFCWMITEKFMEEVKKILKRKNKDIFLFFNGLPYRKQPTHLELEVLPTGGWGYDFLPWIIRYARTLKKPFFTMTGRFHKGWGDFGGLRTFHSLMFDLYYSVSNGGTCSIGDHMHPRGKLEKEVYDLIGKCYSEIKKIEEFTENAENITEMVIIEPNLSMFYGYHFDYSSLAGATRMLSELKYQFDVSDGTDDISKYKIVILPDNIKVDKNLREKLKKHLKKGGILISSDLSCFDLEKKKFIFDDYKIEFEGEEENNPTYFVGEKEFSDGIPDMPLTIYDQGISIKAKKGSKIIAYIYKPYFNYKSWDWEHENLYTPPEKNTGRPAIVQFGNIIHFSFPVFKNYHNHAYIYYKKLLYNCLEKIYPEPLIKHKNIPSFVQITLASQKNKNIIHILAYIPELRGKSMQIIEEPLILKDIEIGVKNIDKKKIKRIYLVPSNEEIEFKEEGNYIWFKIESMAGYQMVVIEKMD
- a CDS encoding SIS domain-containing protein encodes the protein MISEIETHMEVLNSLLKFNLFEKLIEISELIVKSLKKGNKILLCGNSGSAADCQHFAGEMVNRYKKKRRPLPFISLTTDTSIITSIGNDYKFEEIFSKQVMALGKENDILICFSTSGESKNVIEAAKVAKKLK
- the amaP gene encoding alkaline shock response membrane anchor protein AmaP; translation: MKIWSRIVGTIYILMGIFFVFCLLSFFSNENLCESFINFIKNNLYKVEIFATIVLIIGIIYVVNWIDYIYRTKAISFDNPSGKVRVSLKAIKDSITTTILKEIDGIKTIKVKTFVTPKGLETKINLKLFSNLNIPDICSNIQELKKIIFKTQLELKGYQI